A window of the Pedobacter frigiditerrae genome harbors these coding sequences:
- a CDS encoding DUF5690 family protein — protein MAKSIKINQQVKTGLYAAIVVFLAYTMIFGFRKSFTVATFDGLTIAGYSYKTVLVISQMLGYLLAKFYGIKYISELERTGRGKIILMLTAIAWLSWLFFAITPLPYNIIFLFINGFPLGILWGVVFSYVEGRRSTDFIGATLAVSFIFASGFVKSVGAWLMITYNISEFWVPFYTGLVFSIPLIVFVYLMEKIPAPSADDINHRANRIPMSAIDRKKFIKEFLGGLVACVIIYCFATIFRDIRDNFGAEMWKEMGYFNQAAIFSKTETPITLIVLLLIGSMVLIKNNFLALKIAHIFILSGFLLAGTCTVLFKQNYISPIWWMTSVGLGLYMVYIPFNAIFFDRLIATFKYASNVGFLIYITDSFAYVGSIGVLVSKEFFKIKLNWVDFFSQSVVLLSIIGSILTLYSLYYFAKKYRKMKIA, from the coding sequence ATGGCTAAAAGCATTAAAATTAATCAACAAGTTAAAACAGGTTTATATGCTGCCATTGTTGTGTTTTTAGCATATACAATGATTTTTGGTTTCAGAAAGTCGTTTACAGTCGCCACGTTTGACGGTTTAACCATCGCTGGCTACAGCTATAAAACCGTTTTGGTGATTAGCCAAATGCTGGGTTATTTATTAGCCAAGTTCTATGGCATTAAATATATTTCTGAGTTAGAAAGAACTGGTAGAGGCAAAATTATCCTAATGCTTACTGCGATTGCTTGGTTGAGCTGGTTATTTTTTGCCATTACGCCTTTGCCTTATAACATCATCTTTCTTTTCATTAATGGTTTCCCATTGGGCATACTTTGGGGTGTAGTATTTTCTTATGTGGAAGGCCGAAGAAGTACTGATTTCATAGGTGCAACCTTAGCCGTTAGTTTTATTTTCGCCTCTGGTTTTGTAAAGTCTGTAGGCGCTTGGCTAATGATTACCTATAACATTTCTGAGTTTTGGGTTCCTTTTTACACTGGACTTGTATTTTCTATCCCATTAATAGTTTTTGTTTATTTAATGGAAAAAATACCTGCTCCCAGTGCAGATGACATCAATCATAGGGCTAACCGAATTCCAATGTCTGCCATTGACCGCAAAAAATTTATTAAGGAATTTTTAGGCGGCTTAGTTGCTTGTGTAATTATTTACTGCTTCGCAACTATTTTTAGAGATATTAGAGACAATTTTGGAGCAGAGATGTGGAAAGAAATGGGCTATTTCAATCAAGCAGCAATATTTTCTAAAACAGAAACGCCCATCACATTAATTGTGCTTTTACTCATTGGAAGTATGGTACTGATTAAAAACAATTTCTTAGCCTTAAAAATTGCTCACATATTTATACTCAGCGGATTTTTGCTAGCAGGAACTTGCACAGTATTATTTAAACAAAATTACATCTCCCCTATTTGGTGGATGACTTCTGTAGGACTAGGGCTTTATATGGTTTACATTCCTTTCAATGCTATATTTTTCGATAGACTCATAGCAACATTTAAGTACGCAAGCAATGTTGGGTTCTTAATTTACATCACTGATTCATTTGCGTATGTTGGCAGTATTGGCGTTTTAGTAAGTAAAGAGTTCTTCAAAATAAAACTAAATTGGGTCGATTTTTTCTCGCAAAGTGTGGTGCTACTTTCTATTATTGGTAGCATTTTAACACTGTATTCTTTATATTATTTTGCTAAAAAATACCGGAAAATGAAAATAGCATAA
- a CDS encoding metallophosphoesterase, whose product MTVFLTLSIITVLLLAFDFYCYNAIISVFKNWKPSTKNFFKITYWTYTILLIIGVFCSVYFKTVLFLSLKSIILVAFFLTFVCKVCMLPFLLIDDIRRLLIKLKKSKTPNRSNKEAIAGEPISRSSFLVKAGLVSAAVPLSSLSWGIISGAYDYQVRHVKLILPNLPKAFDGIKMGQISDIHSGSFYNKTAVKGGVEMLLKEKPDFIFFTGDLVNNLTNEVKDYQDIFSKVKAPLGVYSSLGNHDYGDYYFGKENSPAKVKNLQDMIKVHQIMGYDLLMNENRRLKVDGEEIGILGIENWGTGRFPKYGKMEEAVKNTEDLPVKLLLSHDPSHWRGEVLEKYPDIDTMFSGHTHGMQFGVRLNEMQWSPVQYIYKEWAGLYQEKHQQLYVNVGYGFLGYPGRVGVLPEITIFELKRA is encoded by the coding sequence ATGACTGTTTTCCTTACGCTATCCATTATTACGGTACTGCTTTTAGCATTTGACTTTTACTGTTATAATGCTATAATTTCAGTTTTTAAAAATTGGAAGCCATCAACAAAAAACTTTTTCAAAATAACTTATTGGACTTATACCATCTTGTTAATTATAGGTGTTTTTTGCTCGGTTTATTTTAAAACTGTTTTATTTCTATCGCTTAAATCAATCATTTTAGTTGCGTTTTTCTTAACCTTTGTTTGCAAGGTTTGTATGCTGCCATTTTTATTGATAGATGATATAAGAAGATTATTGATAAAACTGAAAAAGAGTAAAACACCAAACAGAAGCAATAAAGAAGCAATTGCTGGCGAACCGATTAGTCGTTCTTCTTTTTTAGTAAAGGCTGGTTTAGTCAGCGCCGCAGTTCCTTTGAGCTCATTAAGCTGGGGTATTATTTCTGGCGCTTACGATTATCAAGTTAGACACGTAAAACTGATTTTACCCAATTTACCTAAAGCTTTTGATGGTATTAAAATGGGGCAAATTTCCGATATCCACTCTGGAAGTTTTTACAATAAAACTGCTGTTAAGGGTGGAGTAGAAATGTTATTAAAAGAAAAACCAGACTTCATCTTTTTTACAGGTGATTTGGTAAATAACTTAACTAATGAAGTAAAAGATTATCAAGATATTTTTTCAAAAGTAAAGGCACCTCTTGGCGTGTACTCATCATTGGGTAATCATGATTATGGCGATTATTATTTTGGAAAGGAGAATTCTCCTGCCAAGGTAAAAAACCTGCAAGACATGATTAAGGTTCATCAAATAATGGGTTATGATTTATTGATGAATGAGAATAGACGTTTAAAGGTTGACGGTGAAGAAATAGGAATTTTAGGTATCGAGAACTGGGGAACAGGCCGCTTTCCAAAATATGGTAAGATGGAAGAAGCTGTAAAAAACACGGAAGATTTGCCTGTTAAGCTACTGCTTTCGCACGACCCTTCTCATTGGCGTGGAGAAGTTTTAGAAAAGTATCCAGATATAGACACGATGTTTAGCGGGCATACACATGGGATGCAATTTGGAGTTCGCTTAAATGAAATGCAATGGAGTCCTGTACAATACATTTATAAAGAATGGGCGGGGCTTTACCAAGAAAAACATCAACAACTTTACGTAAATGTAGGTTACGGATTTTTAGGTTATCCTGGCCGTGTAGGAGTTTTACCAGAAATTACGATATTTGAATTGAAACGAGCTTAG
- a CDS encoding response regulator transcription factor has product MSKGIKILIVEDDENLRFLVVHRLQAEGYTVLENSDGATAVDTIMSEKPDIVLLDWMLPGKEGAEVCEEVRKAGYEGLVIMMTAKAQDVDKIDAYNFGASDYVTKPFNMDVLVAMLDNKVKFLINNDRSEIHRFGNMEHHPNIHTLFRDGKKIELTILENRILLYFLRNPNKVINRDELMLVVWGYNSDVNTRTLDMHIVRLRKKIELNPDNPQLLQTVRGIGYRFNAG; this is encoded by the coding sequence ATGTCGAAAGGAATTAAAATACTCATAGTTGAAGATGATGAAAACTTACGTTTTTTAGTAGTTCATCGTTTACAAGCAGAAGGATATACAGTGTTAGAGAATAGTGATGGTGCTACCGCTGTTGATACCATTATGTCTGAAAAGCCAGATATTGTTTTATTAGACTGGATGCTTCCTGGTAAAGAAGGAGCTGAAGTTTGTGAAGAAGTTCGTAAAGCTGGCTATGAAGGTTTAGTAATCATGATGACGGCTAAAGCTCAAGATGTAGATAAGATTGATGCTTACAATTTTGGCGCATCAGACTATGTGACAAAACCTTTTAATATGGATGTTTTAGTAGCGATGTTGGATAACAAGGTTAAGTTCTTAATTAACAACGACCGCTCTGAGATTCATCGTTTTGGAAACATGGAACATCATCCAAATATTCATACATTATTCCGTGATGGCAAAAAGATAGAGTTAACCATATTAGAGAATAGAATATTGTTATACTTCTTGCGTAACCCTAATAAGGTAATTAATCGTGATGAGTTGATGTTGGTAGTTTGGGGTTATAACTCAGATGTAAATACCCGTACACTTGACATGCACATTGTAAGATTGCGTAAAAAGATAGAGCTTAATCCAGATAATCCGCAGTTGTTACAAACGGTTAGAGGTATTGGATATCGATTTAATGCAGGATAA
- a CDS encoding sigma 54-interacting transcriptional regulator produces the protein MQATTLGQLKASNYKSLSVKDELRKNLITQLQNKEAGFEGILGYDETVIPELQTAILSRHNVLLLGLRGQAKTRIARLMVNLLDEYIPYVTGSEVFDDPLNPISWYAKNEIATKGDDTPISWQHRSERYTEKLATPDVTVADLIGDVDPIKAATLKLTYNDERVIHFGLIPRAHRSIFVINELPDLQARIQVALFNMLQEKDIQIRGFKLRLPLDIQFVFTANPEDYTNRGSIVTPLKDRIESQILTHYPKTIDISRQITFQEAKLTAEQKLIEADGLVKDLIEQIAFEARKSEFIDQKSGVSARLTISAYENLISNAERRMLINNEQSTFVRLADLSGIIPAVTGKIELVYEGELEGPAKVAHTLIGKAIKHLFARYFPDPERAKKSKTANPYTKITEWFTEGNTIEIADDLKLEQYKDALMGVDGLHALVQKFHPKLSENQTYLLMEFVLHGLAEFSQVSKNYLNSGFGFADMFDSLFNVDLEDEDEDDFR, from the coding sequence ATGCAAGCAACAACACTAGGTCAACTAAAGGCCAGCAATTATAAATCACTAAGTGTAAAAGACGAATTAAGAAAGAACTTAATTACACAATTACAAAATAAAGAGGCAGGCTTTGAAGGAATTTTAGGTTACGACGAAACTGTTATACCTGAATTACAAACGGCAATTTTATCTCGTCATAATGTTTTGTTATTGGGTTTACGCGGACAAGCCAAAACAAGAATTGCTCGTTTAATGGTTAACTTATTGGATGAGTATATTCCTTATGTAACTGGAAGTGAGGTTTTTGATGACCCTTTAAATCCCATTTCATGGTATGCAAAAAATGAAATTGCAACCAAAGGTGATGATACACCAATTTCATGGCAACACCGCAGTGAACGTTATACTGAAAAATTAGCTACACCAGATGTTACTGTTGCAGATTTAATTGGCGATGTTGACCCGATTAAGGCCGCTACACTAAAATTAACTTATAATGATGAGCGTGTTATTCATTTTGGTTTGATACCGAGAGCACACCGCAGCATTTTCGTGATTAATGAGTTGCCAGATTTACAAGCTCGTATCCAAGTAGCTTTGTTTAATATGTTGCAAGAAAAAGATATCCAAATTCGTGGTTTTAAATTGCGTTTACCTTTGGATATTCAATTTGTATTTACAGCTAATCCAGAAGATTACACCAATCGTGGTAGCATTGTAACGCCACTAAAAGATAGAATTGAAAGTCAGATTTTAACTCATTATCCTAAAACGATTGATATCTCTAGACAAATTACTTTCCAGGAAGCTAAGTTAACTGCCGAGCAAAAATTAATTGAGGCCGATGGTTTGGTGAAAGACTTAATAGAGCAAATTGCTTTTGAAGCTAGGAAGAGTGAATTTATCGACCAAAAATCTGGCGTATCTGCTCGTTTAACTATTTCTGCTTATGAGAATTTAATTAGTAATGCAGAGCGAAGAATGTTAATCAACAATGAACAATCTACTTTTGTGAGATTGGCAGATTTGAGTGGTATCATTCCGGCAGTAACTGGTAAAATAGAATTAGTTTACGAAGGGGAATTAGAAGGCCCTGCAAAAGTGGCGCATACTTTAATTGGAAAAGCTATTAAACATTTATTCGCAAGGTATTTCCCAGACCCAGAAAGAGCTAAGAAAAGCAAAACTGCCAATCCTTATACCAAAATTACAGAATGGTTTACAGAAGGAAATACCATAGAAATAGCTGATGATTTAAAATTAGAGCAATATAAAGATGCTTTAATGGGAGTTGATGGATTACACGCATTAGTTCAAAAATTTCATCCCAAGTTAAGCGAAAACCAAACTTACCTATTGATGGAATTTGTATTACATGGATTAGCAGAATTCTCTCAAGTAAGCAAAAATTACTTAAATAGTGGTTTTGGTTTTGCCGATATGTTTGATAGTTTATTTAATGTTGATTTAGAAGACGAGGATGAAGACGATTTTAGGTAA
- the tnpA gene encoding IS200/IS605 family transposase, with translation MANTYSQIYIQIVFAVQNRDALIDYFWEDELYKYITGIVQNKEQKLIAINGMPDHIHILIAMRPTCNLSDLVREIKKSSNTFINEKQFSKFSFKWQEGFGAFSYSHSQLGNVVSYIQNQKQHHQKISFKDEYLEFLEKFEIEFDGDYLFKWV, from the coding sequence ATGGCAAATACTTATTCACAAATCTATATTCAAATTGTATTTGCAGTTCAAAACCGTGATGCATTAATTGATTATTTTTGGGAAGATGAATTATACAAGTACATTACTGGAATCGTACAAAACAAAGAGCAAAAACTAATTGCAATAAATGGAATGCCAGACCATATTCATATTTTAATTGCGATGAGGCCAACTTGTAATCTTTCTGATTTAGTTAGAGAGATAAAAAAATCGTCTAATACTTTTATTAACGAGAAACAATTTTCAAAGTTTAGCTTTAAATGGCAAGAAGGTTTTGGAGCATTTTCATACAGCCATAGTCAATTGGGTAATGTAGTAAGCTATATTCAAAATCAGAAACAACATCATCAAAAAATATCATTTAAAGATGAATATTTAGAGTTTTTGGAGAAATTTGAAATCGAATTTGATGGAGACTATTTATTTAAATGGGTTTAG
- a CDS encoding vWA domain-containing protein, with product MRGFQFSKFLPNKLPRGGFDELLKLFTELLNYTAGDAGETLAWMNELDKQYKFTNNEYGMGDFIDDLKDKGYLKEENGEVKITAKTEQTIRKSALEEIFGKLKKAGKGNHNSNISGIGEEKNADRREYSFGDSLDQIDMTASIQNAQINHGIGDFTLTDRDLEVEEKDYKTLTSTVLMIDISHSMILYGEDRITPAKKTAMALAELIKTKYPKDTLDIVVFGNDAWPITIKDLPYLQVGPYHTNTLAGLELATDLLRRRKTHNKQIFMITDGKPTCLKENGRYYKNSMGLDRKVIGKTLNMAAQCKRLNIPITTFMIAQDPYLQQFVRQFTQVNGGRAFYSSLTGLGEYIFEDYIKNRRKTFRGN from the coding sequence ATGAGAGGATTCCAATTTTCTAAATTCTTACCTAATAAATTGCCGAGAGGTGGTTTTGATGAATTGCTGAAGCTTTTCACCGAACTACTAAATTATACCGCGGGTGATGCTGGAGAAACCCTAGCTTGGATGAATGAACTTGACAAGCAATATAAATTTACCAATAACGAATACGGGATGGGTGATTTTATTGACGACTTGAAAGACAAGGGATATCTGAAAGAGGAGAATGGCGAAGTAAAAATCACGGCTAAAACAGAGCAAACCATTCGTAAATCTGCACTAGAAGAAATTTTTGGCAAGCTTAAAAAAGCAGGCAAAGGAAATCACAATAGCAACATTTCGGGAATTGGTGAAGAGAAAAATGCAGACAGAAGAGAGTATTCATTTGGGGATAGTTTAGACCAGATTGACATGACCGCCTCTATTCAAAATGCACAAATTAACCATGGCATTGGCGATTTTACCTTAACCGACAGAGATTTAGAGGTTGAAGAAAAGGATTATAAAACACTTACTTCAACAGTGTTGATGATTGATATTTCACACTCTATGATTTTATACGGCGAGGATAGAATTACGCCTGCCAAAAAAACGGCGATGGCTTTAGCAGAGCTGATTAAAACAAAATACCCAAAAGACACCTTAGACATTGTGGTTTTTGGAAATGATGCTTGGCCAATAACCATTAAAGATTTGCCTTATTTACAGGTTGGTCCATATCATACCAACACTTTAGCTGGTTTAGAATTGGCAACAGATTTACTGCGAAGAAGAAAAACTCATAACAAGCAAATTTTTATGATAACCGATGGTAAGCCAACTTGCTTGAAAGAGAATGGTCGTTATTATAAAAACAGCATGGGTTTAGATAGAAAGGTTATTGGAAAAACCTTAAATATGGCGGCTCAATGTAAACGCTTAAATATTCCCATTACCACTTTTATGATTGCACAAGACCCCTATTTACAGCAGTTTGTAAGGCAATTTACCCAAGTTAATGGTGGCAGGGCATTTTACAGTTCGCTAACTGGATTAGGCGAATACATCTTTGAAGATTATATTAAGAATAGAAGAAAAACATTTAGAGGAAATTAG
- a CDS encoding HAMP domain-containing sensor histidine kinase: protein MVSEKDSGYRKNFSLIATFIGLISIIFVLSLFLAYNFSKKNIENDFVSAKANVLEESIKPYNDFFFNKLPEISYYNGFLDSATASKFTDTILLQYPFVRKVVFYDAQVKNLNYEENGISYGDCSIGTKSVFQFARSLPKDSIKLFSENQVINNADIDDFNKLSLKLITYVQKLDTAKIPTQEQLSSNFTNIRSNHIDYFNIPNFEDLKVYKKMIAGKLATDPVYQQDMLSFELDPNKIKIKNTRPLLYEKISVVPVTYDPLDTSSDYITGEITLGGAFSDYKLYFISAKSFVKREIFSYFLPIAALLLLFYGVLVLVAFLIYRNLNINHKMFKLQYDFVTNLTHEFKTPVSVIKIAGNNIKSSSGLSEREQQMYGRILDEEADKLNGLMNKLLAFTQIENKAITLNQDEINIVDFIESTIEVHTLKHPDFDISYETSGFTTFITDPVLLGSLFDNLAENAYKYSPPNKKKLHISARMIKDRVVLRFKDTGIGIPSSEINNIFKKFYRIQNRYNQNGSVGLGLAFCKELVNFMDGEITVKSVVDKGTEFKIVLPYNN, encoded by the coding sequence ATGGTTTCAGAAAAAGACAGTGGTTATCGCAAGAATTTTTCGTTGATAGCAACCTTTATTGGCTTAATTTCTATCATTTTTGTGCTTTCTCTGTTTTTGGCTTATAACTTCAGCAAAAAGAATATCGAAAATGATTTTGTATCAGCTAAAGCCAATGTTTTAGAGGAAAGCATTAAACCTTACAACGATTTCTTTTTCAACAAACTTCCAGAAATTTCTTATTACAATGGTTTTTTGGATTCAGCAACGGCATCAAAATTTACAGACACTATCTTATTACAATATCCATTTGTTAGAAAAGTTGTTTTTTATGATGCTCAAGTAAAAAATCTCAACTATGAGGAGAATGGAATAAGTTATGGAGATTGTTCTATTGGTACAAAGAGTGTGTTCCAGTTTGCCCGTTCCTTACCAAAGGATTCAATTAAACTTTTTAGCGAAAATCAAGTTATTAATAATGCAGACATTGATGATTTTAACAAGCTTTCGTTAAAATTAATTACTTATGTTCAAAAGTTAGATACTGCAAAAATCCCAACTCAAGAGCAACTTTCTAGCAACTTTACAAACATTAGGTCTAACCATATAGATTATTTCAATATTCCAAATTTTGAGGATTTGAAGGTTTATAAGAAGATGATTGCAGGCAAATTAGCAACGGACCCAGTTTATCAACAAGATATGCTTTCTTTTGAGTTAGACCCAAATAAAATAAAGATTAAAAATACTAGGCCATTGCTATATGAAAAAATAAGTGTTGTCCCCGTTACTTACGACCCTTTAGATACATCCTCTGATTATATAACGGGTGAAATTACCCTCGGAGGTGCCTTTTCAGATTATAAACTCTATTTTATCTCAGCTAAATCATTCGTAAAAAGGGAGATTTTTAGTTATTTCTTGCCAATTGCAGCTTTATTATTGTTGTTTTATGGTGTTTTGGTTTTGGTCGCTTTTCTAATTTATAGAAACTTAAATATTAACCATAAGATGTTTAAGTTGCAGTATGATTTTGTGACGAACTTAACCCACGAGTTTAAAACCCCAGTAAGCGTTATTAAAATTGCAGGAAATAATATTAAAAGTTCTTCGGGCTTGTCTGAAAGAGAACAACAAATGTATGGCAGGATTTTGGATGAAGAGGCTGATAAGTTGAATGGTTTAATGAATAAACTTTTAGCGTTTACGCAGATTGAGAATAAAGCTATTACTTTAAATCAAGATGAAATTAACATTGTTGATTTTATTGAGAGTACAATAGAAGTTCATACGCTAAAACATCCAGATTTTGATATTAGCTATGAAACGTCAGGTTTTACAACCTTTATTACAGATCCGGTTTTGCTAGGCAGTTTATTCGATAACTTGGCTGAAAATGCCTATAAATATTCGCCCCCAAATAAAAAGAAATTACATATTTCTGCCCGAATGATTAAGGATAGAGTGGTGTTAAGATTTAAGGATACCGGTATTGGTATTCCATCATCAGAAATAAATAATATCTTTAAGAAGTTTTACCGCATTCAAAACCGATATAACCAAAATGGGAGTGTTGGTTTAGGTTTGGCTTTCTGTAAAGAACTCGTTAATTTTATGGACGGGGAAATCACTGTAAAGAGTGTTGTAGATAAAGGAACAGAATTTAAAATTGTACTACCCTATAATAATTAA
- a CDS encoding YybH family protein, producing the protein MKTTIFFVLLAFSIVAKAQKPTEKQAILNVLEKQRADWNKGDVEAYMQGYWKNDSLLFVGKSGPTYGWQKTLENYKKGYPDKATMGYLTFGIKKVEFLTKDKAFVLGSWNVKQEKAELKGYFTLLLRKINGVWKVVVDHSS; encoded by the coding sequence ATGAAAACAACCATATTTTTTGTCTTACTGGCATTTTCAATTGTAGCAAAGGCTCAAAAGCCAACAGAAAAACAAGCCATACTTAATGTTTTAGAAAAGCAACGTGCAGATTGGAACAAAGGCGATGTGGAAGCTTATATGCAAGGTTATTGGAAAAACGATAGTCTTTTGTTTGTTGGTAAAAGCGGACCGACTTATGGTTGGCAAAAGACTTTGGAAAATTATAAAAAAGGGTATCCAGATAAAGCAACAATGGGATATTTAACTTTCGGCATTAAAAAGGTAGAATTTTTAACGAAAGATAAAGCTTTTGTTTTGGGCAGTTGGAATGTAAAGCAAGAAAAAGCAGAGCTGAAAGGTTATTTTACTTTGTTGCTGCGTAAAATTAACGGCGTTTGGAAAGTGGTGGTAGACCATTCTAGTTAG
- a CDS encoding cupin-like domain-containing protein has translation MSFILKPVDTVETISPEDFKKNYLDARKPLIIKGLTKDWPAREKWTTDYLKEIGGDIEVNLVDNSKADPTKPINASIASMKFGEYLDLIKREPTELRIFFFNLFKHVPSLINDIKIPKDLMGGFIESMPAMFFGGSNSVTFLHYDIDLPHLFHTHFGGRKHIILFDNKWKERLYCLPNATYALEDYDVANPDFEKFPALKGVEGYEVFLEHGDTLFMPTGMWHWMKYVDGSFSLSLRAWDASLSRKAASVFNLAIKGGVDSLIKMVFKKSYSDWREKKAVQIAEKALRKGLPK, from the coding sequence ATGAGCTTTATTTTAAAACCTGTTGACACCGTTGAAACCATTAGCCCAGAAGATTTTAAAAAGAACTATCTGGATGCTAGGAAACCATTAATTATTAAAGGATTAACTAAAGATTGGCCAGCTCGTGAGAAATGGACAACCGATTATTTAAAAGAAATTGGTGGCGACATTGAGGTGAATTTGGTTGACAATTCTAAAGCAGACCCAACCAAGCCAATTAACGCTTCTATAGCAAGCATGAAGTTTGGTGAATATTTAGATTTGATTAAAAGAGAACCTACTGAACTTCGTATTTTCTTTTTCAACTTGTTTAAACATGTGCCAAGCTTAATCAACGATATTAAAATCCCTAAAGATTTAATGGGCGGTTTTATAGAAAGCATGCCTGCCATGTTTTTTGGTGGCTCTAACTCTGTTACTTTTTTACATTACGATATAGATTTACCGCATCTTTTCCATACGCATTTTGGCGGAAGAAAACACATCATTCTGTTTGACAACAAATGGAAAGAACGTTTATATTGTTTGCCAAATGCTACCTATGCTTTGGAAGATTATGATGTTGCAAATCCAGATTTCGAGAAGTTCCCTGCTTTAAAAGGAGTTGAAGGTTATGAGGTTTTCTTAGAACATGGCGATACTTTATTTATGCCAACAGGAATGTGGCATTGGATGAAATATGTTGACGGTTCATTCTCTTTAAGCTTAAGAGCTTGGGATGCATCTTTATCTAGAAAAGCAGCCAGTGTGTTTAATTTAGCCATAAAAGGTGGCGTAGACAGCTTAATTAAAATGGTTTTCAAAAAGTCTTATTCAGATTGGCGTGAAAAGAAAGCCGTTCAAATTGCAGAGAAAGCATTAAGAAAAGGACTTCCAAAATAA
- a CDS encoding carbohydrate kinase: protein MKKTVVTIGEILWDVFPEGKKAGGSSMNVALHLHKQGLNTKFISAIGDDKNGTELIEFLAENNFPIDLIQVNNLPTSTVEVELDEQHQANYKIKEPVAWDSIELSKNLISTVQAADTFVYCSLTCRNEKSKNTVLSLLQYAKLKIFDVNLREPFYTIETLKLLLSKADILKVNEHELLYLKSDLKLSGNTDEQLLKQLSNLYQIEIICLTVGEKGAYVLHHDKLYHHKGYQVKVADTVGAGDSFLATFVSSYLNGYPMDTILDRACKVGAFVASQIGANPVYGDEVFN, encoded by the coding sequence ATGAAGAAAACCGTTGTTACGATTGGGGAAATTTTATGGGATGTTTTTCCAGAAGGTAAAAAGGCTGGTGGTTCATCTATGAATGTGGCGCTCCATCTACACAAACAAGGTTTAAATACAAAGTTTATTAGTGCCATAGGCGATGATAAAAACGGCACCGAGCTAATCGAATTTCTTGCCGAAAACAATTTTCCAATTGACTTAATCCAAGTTAACAACCTTCCTACAAGTACGGTTGAAGTAGAGTTAGACGAACAACATCAAGCAAACTACAAAATCAAAGAACCTGTAGCCTGGGATTCCATTGAACTTTCGAAGAACTTAATCTCTACAGTTCAAGCAGCGGATACATTTGTTTATTGCAGTCTAACTTGTCGCAATGAAAAAAGTAAAAACACTGTTTTATCCCTACTGCAATATGCGAAGCTGAAGATTTTTGATGTCAATCTGCGAGAACCTTTTTATACCATAGAAACACTTAAACTGTTGTTAAGCAAAGCTGATATTTTAAAAGTGAATGAACACGAATTGCTTTATTTAAAATCTGATTTGAAGTTATCAGGGAATACTGACGAACAGCTTTTAAAACAATTGAGCAACTTATACCAAATCGAAATTATTTGTTTAACTGTCGGCGAAAAAGGTGCTTATGTTTTACATCACGACAAACTTTATCATCACAAAGGGTATCAGGTAAAGGTTGCTGATACGGTTGGCGCAGGCGATTCTTTCCTCGCTACCTTTGTCTCAAGTTACTTAAACGGTTATCCAATGGACACAATATTAGATAGGGCTTGCAAAGTTGGTGCATTTGTAGCGTCTCAAATTGGTGCTAATCCAGTTTATGGAGACGAAGTTTTTAATTAG